Within Paenibacillus sabinae T27, the genomic segment CGTGGACGCGGAAATCCATGTCGCCGTGATCACGTTCGGCGGGAAGGTATCGCTGCATCAACAGCCGACAAAGGCCGCGAACATCCAATGGGTGAATATGAACGCGACCGGCAGCACGCCGATGGGGAAAGCGCTCGAAATGGCCAAAGCCATGATTGAAGATAAAGAGGTCACTTCTGGCATGGCCTATCGTCCCGTCATGGTGCTCGTTTCGGACGGCATGCCGGACTCCGGTTGGGAGCGTCCGCTGCACGAGCTCGTCTCGAGCGGGCGGTCGTCGAAGTGCGACCGCATGGCGATGGCTATCGGCCGCGATGCCCATAAGGATGTGCTGAACAAGTTCATCGAAGGTACGGGGCGGAAGCTGTTCTTCGCGGAGAATGCCAAGCAGCTGCACGAGTTCTTCAACCTCGTCACGATGTCGACGATCGTACGGACGCGCTCCAAGGATCGGAACCAGGTCGTGGTAGATCCGGAGATCATGATGGACAGCGCGAGCGTGAGGCCGGCTTCGCAAGTGCAATCCGACGACGAAGAAGGATACTGGTAAACCGAATAATCGGAATAGGGAGAGGATCATATGCCGCAAGCCATAGGCGATCCGGACGAGCTGGAACGTTTCGCGCAATCGCTGAGACATTTTATCGATACGTTGAATGAGTCCGTTAACGGGTTGAATCACAGCTTCGCCGCGCTCGGGGACACGTGGCAGGACGCCAAACGTGCCCGGTTCGAGGAAGAGTATGCCGCGCTGCTGCAGCAGCTGCGGATGTTCGAGTCGAGCGCGTCAGATCAAATTCCTTATCTGCTGACGCTCGCCGCACGGCTTCGAGACTACTTGCAAAGTTGAGATTACCCATGGGACAGATTACGGTTGGTCAGGTGGAGAACCTGGAGGAGACGATCCGGTCGCTGGCACACGGCTATGAAGGGCTGCGCGACGCCTGTCAGCTGCTGCTCCATCGCATTGCGGTCAAGGCGGCGGAGTGCGCGCTGGAACAAGCGACGAGCGGGGCGCTGCTGATGGCAGCCGTCACGAAGGAAGCGGAGATGGGCGTGTGGCTCGCCAAGGCTACGGCTGAGCATGCGATAGCGGATGCCGAATTGGCTGCGGCGATTGCGTCGGCGAATCCCGTGGCGATCACCGTCGCTTCGGCGCGGGTCGCGGAGACGTTAGCCGAACTGCAGCAAGCGATGGAGGCGTATGAGCGGGCCAAGCGGCATCGGATGCGCATGGAGCAGCGCAAGGAGCTGGCGGATCGGGCGGCGGCATTGACGGCGGAGCTTCAGGAAGAGGTCGAGGGGGAGAGCGCCGTCCGCATGCGTCAGGCGGAGGAATCTGTCGATGTCGGCCGATCCAGGCTGTCTAGCGCCCATGAGGCGCTGCAGGCTTATCTCGCGGCGAACGGGGTGGCAAGCGCATTTCACGAATGGCTGCGCTGGTCCCCGCCGCCGAATCAGCCCGTCAGGCCCGAAACCTTGAACGCCCGGTTATCGATGACGCCGGAGCAGCAGCGTTTGTTCGTTGAATACTTGGAGGAACGGGACCCTGAATTCCGGGCGAAGCTCGAGAAGTATCGGCAGGACCTGCGCGAGGCAGCCGGGGAAGCCGAACGGCAAGCCGTGCAATTGAAAGTTCGCAAGCAATTGAGCGGGACGCTGGGCGAGAAAATGGTAGAGTACGCCTTCAAGCCCCTCGCCGAGCGCATCGATACGCAGA encodes:
- a CDS encoding vWA domain-containing protein, with amino-acid sequence MFNPKKFTAGNVKPLPVYLLLDVSGSMSTDGKIEALNKAVVQMIETFADEEVVDAEIHVAVITFGGKVSLHQQPTKAANIQWVNMNATGSTPMGKALEMAKAMIEDKEVTSGMAYRPVMVLVSDGMPDSGWERPLHELVSSGRSSKCDRMAMAIGRDAHKDVLNKFIEGTGRKLFFAENAKQLHEFFNLVTMSTIVRTRSKDRNQVVVDPEIMMDSASVRPASQVQSDDEEGYW
- a CDS encoding WXG100 family type VII secretion target, with translation MPQAIGDPDELERFAQSLRHFIDTLNESVNGLNHSFAALGDTWQDAKRARFEEEYAALLQQLRMFESSASDQIPYLLTLAARLRDYLQS